TGCAATATCATCGGCAAAGCAGTGGTTGACCTCAGCGTTACCGGACAGCCCGTCAATAAGGCGACGCTCGGACTGAAGCTGTTATCCATGGCCGATCAGGATAAAGATGACGAACGTATTTTACTGTACTGGATTGCCCGCAGGGCAATTAATCAGCCGCATAAATTTGCGGAGGCAGGGTACTGACACTGCCTGCAACCGGTGCGACTGCCACCGGAGTCAGCGGCCGTCCGGCGTTAACCGGGCGGCCATTGCGGGCGTTTTTACTTCTCACCCCGGCTATTCCCACCCCGGCTATTTTTTATCGCGCTCTACCACGATCTCAGGCGCGCAGCCTTCATCAGCCTTAACCCGACGGTACTCCGCCTTACCCTGATAAATATAGATACACGCGCGCCCGGCCTCTCCGCCATCCTGCTCCTGGCTCAGCGAAACGGTGACTTTCTCCGCCTGGCTGCGAAACGAGACGGCGCTGCACGCTAACGTAAGGAGCATCAGGGGCAGCAATAATGAAGTACGGGAATGTGGCTGGCGGTGGTGCGAGTGCATCGGACGTCCTTATGAAACGGAATGTAACCTGAGGTAAATCTCTATTGATGTGGCTATTTTAACGCATTGTGCCAATTAGCACAGACGAAACACAGGGCTGAACAAATTTTTGTGAGAAAGGCGACAGAGAAGAGGGCGATGGGTTTGAGCGGCTGACCGGCGGGTTCATGGAAACACGCCGGAGTCATTTAGTGCTGCGGATAGTGCTGCTTAATATGTTCGTAAAAAAAAAGTCCCTTCGACGGGGCGGCCATAAGAAAATGCCAGGTCGTCAACGGAACGTTGTTATAGGTCAGCGTGCCGTGCTCAAGCGTTTCTACCTCAAGGATCCGTTTTTCCACATCGTAGGCCACGGTACGAATAACGGATGAGGCTACGGAGCGTCTTTTCATTCTGTACCTCTCAACTGTCAGTGGTGGTTAAAATTTAGACTACTGATAGTGATTTGGCATTGTTTTCGATCAATTATTAATTTTTTTTAGATCCAAAAATAATCAGAGAAGGGAAAAAATTACCTCGGAAAGTGGAAATCCAACTGCACTTTCCGAGGCTATGCAAGTGCACAATACGTTACGTGGATTACTTTAACGTTCTTTTAAATTCTGTACAGGTTTTTTTTAAATGTACAAGTTGGTGCGCGTGTCGAAAAAAAAGCCGGTTAACGGTGCCGGGGGCAGGAAGCG
The sequence above is a segment of the Erwinia sp. SLM-02 genome. Coding sequences within it:
- a CDS encoding KTSC domain-containing protein, producing the protein MKRRSVASSVIRTVAYDVEKRILEVETLEHGTLTYNNVPLTTWHFLMAAPSKGLFFYEHIKQHYPQH